A region of the Oceanihabitans sp. IOP_32 genome:
TTCTAATCTAAAAGGCAAGACATCGCAACATGCGGTAACATGAATTCCATCCATCGCATTTAAAATTGGCATGAGTCCTGTACCTCGATTTCCTGAACCAATTATGCCAACATTAATAACGGCGTTTGCACCATTAAAATTTAGAGCGTTAGCCAAAACAGATGTTGATGTTACGGCAGCTAAAGCTCCTAAGCCTCCTTTTATTACAAAGTCTCTTCTTTTCATTTATATACTATAATTTTGGTTCCCATCCTGGGGCATAATTACGACTCCATAGTTTCATAGCGTCACGATCAAACATGGTTCCTGTGGTATCGTCAATACCAAAACCTTTACCAATGCGGAAAGCAATATTTGAATAATGCACCATAGCCATACTAATATTGGCATCGTCTATAGGAGCGTTTAACTTAGCTTTCCCGCGAATGGCATCGAAAAAATTCATGACGTGAGCAGTAGACATACTGCCGCCACCGCCAAGGGCTGTTCCGCTTTCACTAGAATTTAACTCGCTAGACCTAATCAATTTTCCGCCTCTGTCGTAAAGCATGTATTTTTCTCGGTCAACAAAAACAGATCCTTCACTACCGTAAATTACGGTACCTCGTCCGTTGCCACCGTAAGTGTTATAACCGTTGCGGCTTTTTCCGTCCCATTGTATGATTTTATCATTGGAAAAACGAAAGGTTGCTTCCATGGTATCGTACATCTCCCAGCCATCATTTACAAAATGTCTTTTAGCAGCTTCAACTTCAACGTGCATAGGTAAATCTACACCCAAGGCCCAACGTGCTACATCGAGTTCATGTGTTGCGTTGTTGCCAGCTTCGGCAGTGCCGTATTCCCAACCGTACCAATGCCAATTATAATCCCAAGTCTCTTCGGTATATTCACGTCGTGGTGCTGGGCCTTGCCAGAGCTCCCAATCTAATCCCTGTGGAACAGCAGCCTTTTTTTGAACCGGCACCTCCCCTCGTAGATTGTTGTAAAAGGCAACGGCTTTATATGGCGTCCCTATAACCCCATTATGGATTTCTTTTATTATTTCGATAGTATGAACCGAAGAACGTTGTTGGTTCCCCATTTGAACTACTTTATTATACTTTTTTGCAGCTTGAACTAATAATTCGTTTTCAAACAAGTTATGACTACTCGGTTTTTCTACAAATACATTTTGTCCAGCTTGTAAAGCTAAAATAGATCCAGGTGCATGCCAGTGATCTGGTGTTGCGTTAATTAAAGCATCTACCTTCGAATCTGCAATCACTTTTAGGATATCATTCTCTAATTTAGGTTTATAATCTATGTGTTCGGAAAAATTTTTCATCGCTTTTGTGCGCTGACTTTCCATAACATCACACAAATACAATAAGTTCACATTAGCCTCTTTTTTTGCAATAGGCTCATAAAAAGCACCCAATCGTCGTCCAAGACCCGCGATGGCCACATTAATTCTGTCGTTGGCACCAATAATCCTGCGATAACTGCTGGCTGGCATAGCCATTGCAGAACTACCCATCGCAACAGCCGCAGTTCCCAAAATTGTTTTTGTTATAAAATTTCTCCTTGAAGTCATATTAAAGTGAATTTAAAGTGATTTAATTTTTACGTTTCTGAAGGACACTCGATCACCGTGGTCTTGCAGCAAGATTTGCCCAGTTTCAGCTTCTCCAAAATTAGGCCATTGAGTATATTTACTATTAGAAACCAG
Encoded here:
- a CDS encoding Gfo/Idh/MocA family protein, translated to MTSRRNFITKTILGTAAVAMGSSAMAMPASSYRRIIGANDRINVAIAGLGRRLGAFYEPIAKKEANVNLLYLCDVMESQRTKAMKNFSEHIDYKPKLENDILKVIADSKVDALINATPDHWHAPGSILALQAGQNVFVEKPSSHNLFENELLVQAAKKYNKVVQMGNQQRSSVHTIEIIKEIHNGVIGTPYKAVAFYNNLRGEVPVQKKAAVPQGLDWELWQGPAPRREYTEETWDYNWHWYGWEYGTAEAGNNATHELDVARWALGVDLPMHVEVEAAKRHFVNDGWEMYDTMEATFRFSNDKIIQWDGKSRNGYNTYGGNGRGTVIYGSEGSVFVDREKYMLYDRGGKLIRSSELNSSESGTALGGGGSMSTAHVMNFFDAIRGKAKLNAPIDDANISMAMVHYSNIAFRIGKGFGIDDTTGTMFDRDAMKLWSRNYAPGWEPKL